Proteins encoded within one genomic window of Acidimicrobiales bacterium:
- the rapZ gene encoding RNase adapter RapZ, with protein sequence MAEFALITGLSGAGRSQAAATLEDLGWFVIDNIPTPLITKVADLVESPGTTIERIALVVGRDAQQLDDLEAAVGHLRGRGSKVRTLFLEASDDVLIRRFEGTRRRHPLGQEGVTEAISLERERLQPIRAMADVVVDTSDLHVNQLRDRLLDLFTADRLERLQVSVMSFGFKHGLPLDVDDVFDARFLPNPHWVDELRPLTGLDEAVRAYVFEQPDAKEFLNRIDDLLGFLLPGYIREGKSYLTVAIGCTGGRHRSVALAAEVAQRLRARGYEPSVIHRDIDR encoded by the coding sequence ATGGCCGAGTTCGCCCTCATCACCGGGCTCTCCGGCGCCGGCCGCTCTCAGGCCGCCGCGACCCTCGAGGACCTCGGCTGGTTCGTGATCGACAACATCCCGACGCCCCTGATCACGAAGGTGGCCGACCTGGTCGAATCCCCCGGGACCACGATCGAGCGCATCGCCCTGGTCGTCGGCCGTGATGCCCAGCAGCTCGACGATCTGGAGGCGGCCGTCGGCCATCTCCGCGGCCGCGGCTCGAAGGTCCGCACCCTGTTCCTGGAGGCGTCCGACGACGTGCTGATCCGCCGTTTCGAGGGGACCCGCCGGCGGCACCCTCTCGGACAGGAGGGGGTGACCGAGGCGATCTCCCTGGAGCGGGAGCGGCTGCAGCCGATACGGGCCATGGCGGACGTCGTGGTCGACACGTCGGATCTCCACGTCAACCAGCTACGCGACCGCCTCCTCGATCTCTTCACCGCGGATCGTTTGGAGCGACTGCAGGTGTCGGTGATGTCGTTTGGGTTCAAGCACGGCCTCCCGCTCGACGTCGATGACGTGTTCGACGCGCGGTTCCTGCCCAACCCCCACTGGGTGGACGAGCTCAGGCCGCTGACCGGGCTCGACGAGGCCGTGAGGGCGTACGTGTTCGAGCAGCCCGACGCCAAAGAGTTCCTCAACCGGATCGACGACCTCCTGGGATTCCTGTTGCCGGGCTACATAAGGGAAGGCAAGTCGTACCTGACGGTCGCCATCGGTTGCACCGGCGGGCGCCACAGGTCCGTGGCCCTGGCCGCCGAAGTCGCGCAGCGCCTGCGTGCGCGGGGGTATGAACCATCGGTGATCCATCGGGACATCGACCGGTGA
- the yvcK gene encoding uridine diphosphate-N-acetylglucosamine-binding protein YvcK, with amino-acid sequence MTPPTPVTPPTPVTPAKDPRRRPRVVALGGGHGLATTLQAARLYAGELTAVVSVADDGGSSGRLRQIAGIPAPGDLRRCLVAMAGADADSTWARAFEYRFPSGDLEGHALGNLLITGLANVTGDFGEALQLASSLLGTVGRVLPATATPVVLKADVAGTEVLGQVNVSESPGTISGVSIVPPDAPVPAEVLAAIAGADQIVIGPGSLFTSVLAVCVVPGIRDALEARRQANAGARSIVYVCNLRPQPPETAGFTPADHLRAVLGHGVPVDAMITHDPAAPEQLDGIRVVRAPVNRPDGAGHAPARLAAVLRRLT; translated from the coding sequence GTGACCCCCCCGACACCGGTCACCCCCCCGACACCGGTCACCCCCGCAAAGGACCCCCGCCGGCGCCCGCGCGTCGTCGCCCTCGGAGGCGGACACGGCCTCGCCACCACCCTCCAGGCCGCCCGCCTCTACGCCGGCGAGCTCACGGCGGTCGTGTCGGTAGCCGACGACGGTGGATCCAGCGGCCGGCTCCGCCAGATCGCGGGCATCCCCGCCCCCGGCGACCTGAGGCGCTGCCTGGTCGCGATGGCGGGCGCCGACGCGGACTCGACCTGGGCCCGCGCTTTCGAGTACCGGTTCCCCTCGGGGGACCTCGAGGGTCACGCGCTCGGCAACCTCCTGATCACCGGCCTGGCGAACGTCACCGGCGACTTCGGGGAGGCCCTCCAACTCGCCTCGTCGCTGCTCGGGACGGTGGGCCGGGTGCTCCCCGCCACGGCCACGCCCGTGGTGCTGAAGGCCGACGTCGCCGGCACTGAAGTCCTCGGGCAGGTCAACGTCTCCGAGTCGCCGGGCACCATCTCTGGTGTCTCGATCGTCCCGCCCGACGCTCCCGTCCCCGCCGAGGTTCTCGCGGCGATCGCCGGCGCAGACCAGATCGTCATCGGGCCCGGGTCTCTTTTCACGAGCGTCCTCGCCGTGTGCGTCGTGCCGGGGATACGCGACGCCCTCGAAGCCCGACGCCAAGCCAACGCCGGCGCGCGATCCATCGTCTACGTCTGCAACCTGCGTCCCCAACCCCCCGAGACCGCCGGCTTCACGCCGGCGGACCACCTGCGCGCGGTCCTCGGTCACGGGGTGCCGGTGGATGCGATGATCACACACGACCCGGCGGCTCCCGAGCAGCTGGACGGAATCCGCGTCGTGCGCGCCCCCGTCAACCGGCCCGACGGCGCAGGACACGCCCCCGCACGTCTGGCCGCTGTGCTTCGCCGGCTGACATAG